From one Geoalkalibacter halelectricus genomic stretch:
- the cpaB gene encoding Flp pilus assembly protein CpaB, producing MKKYGAVLALGIAIISGLFAVYLANLWLTRQSPEAPLVIQQQHSIPLTKVVIAARDLEIGSPLSAANLTTAEWPTASVPQGAFNEIAACEGRIAVTRLRAGQPVRAADLAAPGSGPGLVAAIEPGMRAMAIRVDEVIGVGGFILPNTFVDVIAIQEEGNPSPRARTLLERIEVLAIAQEAHTEDGKPKIVRTVTLKLTPEQAEQLALQTSQGQVQLALRNPLDQAPPQPEPQPLVAKAEPVRATPVLQPRIRTPQAPPHAVEVIRRSAWDRIEFKNVESEERR from the coding sequence ATGAAGAAGTACGGTGCCGTTCTAGCTCTGGGTATCGCCATCATTTCGGGTCTGTTCGCCGTGTATCTGGCCAACCTCTGGTTGACGCGTCAGTCGCCCGAAGCGCCGCTGGTCATCCAGCAGCAGCACAGCATCCCTCTGACCAAGGTGGTGATCGCCGCTCGTGACCTGGAAATCGGCAGCCCCTTGAGCGCGGCGAACCTGACCACCGCCGAGTGGCCCACTGCCAGCGTACCTCAGGGCGCATTCAACGAAATCGCCGCCTGCGAGGGGCGCATTGCCGTGACGCGCCTCAGAGCGGGTCAGCCCGTCCGTGCCGCGGATCTGGCGGCTCCCGGTTCGGGTCCCGGACTGGTGGCCGCCATCGAGCCGGGCATGCGCGCCATGGCCATTCGTGTCGACGAAGTCATCGGCGTAGGCGGGTTTATCCTGCCCAACACCTTTGTCGACGTCATCGCCATTCAGGAAGAGGGCAACCCGTCGCCCCGCGCGCGCACCCTGCTCGAGCGCATCGAAGTGCTCGCCATCGCCCAGGAGGCCCACACCGAGGACGGCAAGCCCAAGATCGTGCGTACCGTGACCCTCAAGCTCACCCCAGAGCAGGCCGAACAACTCGCCCTGCAGACCAGCCAGGGACAGGTGCAGTTGGCTCTGCGCAACCCTCTCGATCAGGCGCCGCCTCAACCTGAACCCCAGCCCCTGGTGGCCAAGGCCGAGCCCGTGCGTGCCACGCCGGTGTTGCAGCCGCGCATTCGCACACCGCAGGCGCCGCCCCATGCCGTCGAGGTGATTCGGCGCTCGGCTTGGGACCGGATCGAATTCAAGAACGTCGAATCCGAGGAGCGACGTTGA
- a CDS encoding TRAP transporter small permease: MWKKTARAIDKTLAFVEEWSLFIAVMTALIVALANVFLRKFTPISLYWSDEVVRKVIFFTTYVGASAAVRSRSLIRVDALPQLFPVLKRGVTLLSHLAALFFAGIMVWLGWQMTAMAYQDEFARTSTLQIAEWKFYAVLPAVGVMMFIRSIIVMVEDWKGGPAGE, encoded by the coding sequence ATGTGGAAAAAAACCGCCCGCGCCATTGACAAAACTCTCGCCTTCGTCGAGGAGTGGAGCCTGTTCATCGCCGTCATGACGGCCCTGATCGTCGCCCTCGCCAACGTGTTCCTGCGCAAATTCACCCCCATCAGCCTCTACTGGTCCGACGAGGTGGTGCGCAAGGTCATCTTCTTCACCACCTACGTCGGCGCCAGCGCCGCCGTGCGCAGCCGCTCCCTGATCCGCGTCGACGCCCTGCCGCAGCTCTTTCCGGTGCTCAAGCGCGGCGTGACCCTGCTCAGCCACCTGGCGGCGCTGTTTTTCGCCGGCATCATGGTGTGGCTCGGCTGGCAGATGACGGCCATGGCCTACCAGGACGAATTCGCCCGCACCTCCACCTTGCAGATCGCCGAATGGAAGTTCTATGCGGTGCTGCCGGCGGTCGGGGTGATGATGTTCATTCGCAGCATCATCGTCATGGTCGAGGACTGGAAAGGAGGCCCCGCCGGGGAATAA
- a CDS encoding Flp family type IVb pilin: MLEKMKNLWKDEEGATAVEYGVMIALISAALIGTIVLIGGKLLAAFETVEAALP, from the coding sequence ATGTTGGAAAAAATGAAAAACCTGTGGAAGGACGAGGAAGGTGCGACGGCTGTTGAGTATGGTGTGATGATTGCTTTGATCTCTGCCGCACTAATTGGAACAATCGTTCTTATTGGTGGCAAACTTCTTGCGGCGTTTGAAACTGTAGAAGCAGCCCTCCCCTAA
- a CDS encoding TRAP transporter large permease, which produces MEASHFIILALLLGSLAATVPVFMALFFTGLFGLTVVAGIDPLIVVEVLYRSMDKFALIVVLFFVLCGNIMTTGSIVSKLVKTANVVVGFLPGGLAMAGILACGFFGAISGSTVATVVAIGGFMIPALVRHGYQERFSVGVMTTAPILGVIIPPSIAMILYAMVTNDSLEALFLTGFIPGFLIIAAMSLYAYVVCRKQGVPVQPKPTLREVAAVLRESIWALLLPVLIFGGIYSGFFTANEAAVVACFYAFFVELVIHRDMKVRDVKKVVVSSAVTSATLLVIVAGASVFGEYLAFEQIPTQIADAVVSNIQSQWVFLLAVNILLLVIGMFMDIISATLILTPIFLPLLSQFEVDTLHFGLIMTINLGIGYCTPPLGVSLYISGAMVDKGVLYVSRAVLPFILIQLAILLLLTFWPDLALFLPRLFYGHGG; this is translated from the coding sequence ATGGAAGCCTCCCATTTCATCATACTTGCCCTGCTTCTTGGTTCCCTGGCCGCCACCGTCCCGGTGTTCATGGCCCTGTTCTTCACCGGGCTCTTCGGCCTGACCGTGGTCGCCGGCATCGACCCGCTGATCGTCGTCGAGGTGCTCTACCGCAGCATGGACAAGTTCGCCCTGATCGTGGTGCTGTTCTTCGTGCTGTGCGGCAACATCATGACCACCGGCTCCATCGTGAGCAAGCTGGTGAAAACCGCCAACGTGGTGGTCGGATTTCTGCCCGGCGGCCTGGCCATGGCCGGCATTCTCGCCTGCGGCTTCTTCGGCGCCATCTCCGGCTCCACGGTGGCCACCGTGGTCGCCATCGGAGGCTTCATGATTCCGGCCCTGGTGCGGCACGGCTACCAGGAGCGTTTCAGCGTCGGGGTCATGACCACCGCGCCGATCCTCGGGGTCATCATCCCGCCCTCCATCGCCATGATCCTCTACGCCATGGTGACCAACGACTCCCTGGAGGCGCTGTTTCTCACCGGCTTTATCCCCGGCTTTCTCATCATCGCCGCCATGTCCCTCTACGCCTATGTTGTGTGCCGCAAGCAGGGCGTGCCCGTGCAGCCCAAGCCGACCCTGCGCGAGGTCGCGGCGGTGCTGCGTGAGAGCATCTGGGCGTTGCTGCTGCCGGTGCTGATCTTCGGCGGCATCTACTCGGGCTTTTTCACCGCCAACGAGGCGGCGGTGGTGGCCTGCTTCTACGCCTTTTTCGTCGAGCTGGTGATCCATCGCGACATGAAGGTGCGCGACGTCAAAAAAGTCGTCGTCTCCTCGGCGGTCACCTCGGCCACCCTGCTGGTCATCGTCGCCGGGGCCTCGGTGTTCGGCGAGTACCTGGCCTTTGAGCAGATTCCCACCCAGATCGCCGACGCGGTGGTATCGAACATCCAATCCCAGTGGGTGTTTCTGCTCGCGGTGAACATTCTTCTGCTGGTCATCGGCATGTTCATGGACATCATTTCCGCGACCCTGATCCTCACCCCGATCTTTTTGCCCTTGCTCTCGCAGTTCGAGGTCGACACCCTGCATTTCGGCCTGATCATGACCATCAACCTCGGCATCGGCTATTGCACGCCGCCCCTGGGGGTGAGTCTCTATATCTCCGGGGCCATGGTCGACAAGGGGGTTCTTTACGTTTCGCGCGCGGTGCTGCCGTTTATTCTGATTCAGCTCGCCATTCTGCTGCTCTTGACCTTCTGGCCCGATCTGGCTTTGTTCCTGCCGCGCTTGTTCTACGGCCACGGCGGCTAA
- a CDS encoding type II and III secretion system protein family protein — protein sequence MNFRFLLSSLLMVLLLVPGVTPAWADNGPRRTLNVKVGGTGFLDTTHAVKRASVVNPEIADIVIISPKELYAYGKQPGYTTVILWEEGRDRSLLDVVVSLDLTALKERIHGLFPNEQIEVHGSETGVVLSGTVSGPEVVEQVLRLARTFMPRLAEAADAGPGTGVSGGGITNLMRVGGVQQVMLEVKFAEVTRSSGKDWQAGFGLDKLGSDFQGAFGVGNVFTPIEDAFIFANFPNAPKQAGIFEGAIDGLIQNPSSLLVNFAGNPANMFMQINNFKMALNMLETEGLARILAEPRLVTQSGKEASFLAGGEFPIPVSTGLNEISIEFKEFGVALRFTPIVLADGKISLRVAPSVSQIASTSSIPAGIVGTNFIVPNLATRKLDTTVELHDGQTLALAGLLQDDLREQVNKVPGLGNLPILGQLFRSTSYQQQKTDLLIAVTPHLVKPVREGELRFPGENFRPPNAYEFYIEGRLEGRRTADAPAGLSRHEFAPPAVETRRGGLEGAFGYQPLATQHKEAVQ from the coding sequence ATGAATTTCCGTTTTCTCTTATCCTCACTACTCATGGTTCTGCTGCTGGTGCCGGGGGTGACGCCGGCCTGGGCCGACAACGGACCGCGCCGCACCCTCAACGTCAAGGTGGGCGGCACCGGATTTCTCGACACCACCCACGCCGTCAAGCGCGCCTCGGTGGTCAACCCCGAGATCGCCGACATCGTCATCATCTCGCCCAAGGAACTCTACGCCTACGGCAAGCAGCCCGGCTACACCACGGTGATCCTGTGGGAGGAAGGGCGCGACAGATCGCTGCTTGACGTGGTGGTGTCCCTGGACCTCACCGCCCTCAAGGAGCGCATTCACGGCCTGTTCCCCAACGAACAGATCGAAGTGCACGGCTCGGAAACCGGCGTGGTGCTGAGCGGGACCGTGTCCGGGCCCGAGGTGGTGGAGCAGGTGCTGCGCCTTGCGCGAACCTTCATGCCGCGTCTGGCCGAAGCCGCCGACGCGGGCCCTGGAACGGGCGTATCGGGTGGGGGCATCACCAACCTGATGCGCGTGGGCGGGGTGCAGCAGGTCATGCTCGAGGTCAAGTTCGCCGAAGTGACGCGCAGCTCTGGCAAGGACTGGCAGGCCGGTTTCGGCCTGGACAAACTGGGCAGTGATTTCCAGGGCGCCTTTGGCGTCGGCAATGTCTTTACGCCCATTGAGGACGCTTTCATTTTTGCCAATTTCCCCAATGCCCCCAAGCAGGCCGGCATTTTCGAAGGCGCAATAGACGGGTTGATCCAGAATCCCAGTTCCCTGCTGGTCAACTTCGCCGGGAATCCGGCCAACATGTTCATGCAGATCAACAACTTCAAGATGGCGTTGAACATGCTGGAAACCGAAGGCCTCGCGCGCATCCTCGCCGAACCGCGCCTGGTGACCCAGAGCGGCAAGGAAGCGAGCTTTCTCGCCGGGGGCGAGTTCCCGATCCCCGTGTCCACCGGACTCAACGAAATTTCCATCGAGTTCAAGGAATTCGGCGTGGCCCTGCGTTTCACCCCCATCGTGCTCGCCGACGGCAAGATCAGCCTGCGCGTGGCGCCGAGCGTCAGCCAGATCGCCTCGACCAGCAGCATTCCGGCGGGCATCGTCGGCACCAACTTCATCGTGCCCAACCTGGCCACGCGCAAGCTCGACACCACCGTTGAGCTGCACGACGGCCAGACCCTGGCCCTTGCCGGTCTGCTGCAGGACGATCTGCGCGAGCAAGTGAACAAGGTTCCCGGCCTGGGCAATCTGCCCATCCTCGGCCAGTTGTTCCGCAGCACTTCATATCAGCAGCAAAAAACCGACCTGCTCATCGCCGTCACCCCGCATCTGGTCAAGCCCGTCAGGGAGGGCGAGCTGCGCTTCCCCGGTGAGAACTTCCGGCCGCCCAACGCCTATGAGTTCTACATCGAGGGCCGCCTGGAAGGGCGCCGCACGGCGGACGCGCCCGCGGGCCTGAGCCGTCATGAATTCGCGCCCCCGGCCGTGGAGACACGCCGCGGCGGCCTGGAAGGGGCTTTCGGTTACCAACCCCTGGCCACGCAACACAAGGAGGCCGTGCAATGA
- a CDS encoding TRAP transporter substrate-binding protein, with translation MKKISALILALVMVVSASLSVSAQEPADPLASWRPAFDPSGAQFTYILSNVSHPAIDGIGVGFRIRDKVWERSEGRLYVDFRPLAQLGGERDVLQKLRLGAVQGMMSSSVAAANLSDQLGVVNLPFVVDTFDKLDKFRDTPELWEPFRDSALRQGVMVADITGYGPYGWATTTPVRSLEEAARVNFRIAEAPVNTDIYRAWGLRFTVMPWPDVPQALQTGVINGLDHTPIVCSLTRKFEIAKSFTEVNYAQGLFVHLINKRWFDRLPADLQEILLETIAEESAGSRDATRRQHEEQIAAAKAAGVEFYSLSDEERARLIELAAPVFERWGARMGADYLEKVRTTLEP, from the coding sequence GTGAAAAAAATTTCTGCTCTCATATTGGCCCTGGTGATGGTTGTGTCGGCTTCGCTCTCGGTTTCGGCTCAGGAGCCCGCTGATCCCCTGGCTTCCTGGCGTCCGGCCTTTGACCCCTCGGGCGCCCAGTTCACCTACATTCTCTCCAATGTGTCGCATCCCGCCATCGACGGCATCGGCGTGGGCTTTCGCATCCGCGACAAGGTGTGGGAGCGCTCCGAGGGGCGTCTCTATGTGGATTTCCGTCCCCTGGCGCAGCTCGGCGGCGAGCGTGACGTGCTGCAGAAGCTGCGCCTGGGTGCCGTCCAGGGCATGATGAGTTCCTCGGTGGCGGCGGCCAATCTCTCCGATCAGCTCGGCGTGGTCAACCTGCCCTTCGTCGTCGATACCTTCGATAAGCTCGACAAGTTCCGTGACACGCCCGAGCTCTGGGAGCCGTTTCGCGACAGCGCCCTGCGCCAGGGCGTCATGGTTGCCGACATCACCGGTTACGGCCCCTACGGCTGGGCGACGACCACCCCGGTGCGCAGCCTCGAGGAGGCGGCGCGGGTCAATTTCCGTATCGCCGAGGCGCCGGTCAACACCGACATCTATCGCGCCTGGGGCCTGCGTTTCACCGTCATGCCCTGGCCCGACGTGCCCCAGGCCCTGCAGACCGGGGTCATCAACGGCCTCGACCACACCCCCATCGTCTGTAGCCTGACGCGTAAATTCGAGATCGCCAAATCCTTCACCGAGGTCAATTACGCCCAGGGGCTGTTCGTGCATCTGATCAACAAGCGCTGGTTCGACCGTCTGCCCGCCGATCTGCAAGAGATCCTGCTGGAGACCATCGCCGAGGAAAGCGCCGGCTCGCGTGACGCCACCCGGCGTCAGCACGAGGAGCAAATCGCCGCCGCCAAGGCCGCGGGCGTCGAATTCTACTCCCTCTCCGACGAGGAGCGCGCCCGCTTGATCGAGCTGGCCGCGCCGGTGTTCGAGCGCTGGGGGGCGCGCATGGGCGCCGATTACCTGGAGAAAGTGCGCACCACCCTGGAGCCCTAG
- a CDS encoding universal stress protein: MDVKILLPLDDSETSRRTVDFVLANQARFSAPLTLLHVVNIDRLAYRMIPDFQMNMVKDRAREAGEQFLSKQTARFTEAGLSVQPRLEFGNPREVIPRIANSENFSLLVIGRSHMGEIRDVLFGSVANYALHQARCPVLLI, translated from the coding sequence ATGGATGTGAAAATCCTACTGCCCCTGGACGATTCGGAAACCTCGCGGCGCACGGTGGATTTCGTCCTCGCCAACCAGGCGCGTTTTTCCGCGCCCCTGACCCTGCTGCATGTCGTCAATATCGACCGACTCGCTTATCGCATGATTCCCGACTTTCAGATGAACATGGTCAAGGATCGCGCCCGCGAGGCCGGCGAGCAGTTTCTCAGCAAGCAGACGGCGCGCTTTACCGAGGCGGGTTTATCGGTGCAGCCGCGCCTGGAGTTCGGCAATCCACGCGAGGTGATTCCGCGCATCGCCAACAGCGAAAACTTCAGCCTGCTGGTGATTGGCCGCAGCCATATGGGTGAAATTCGCGACGTGCTGTTCGGTTCGGTGGCCAATTACGCCCTGCACCAGGCGCGCTGCCCCGTCCTGCTCATTTAA
- a CDS encoding TadE/TadG family type IV pilus assembly protein, whose amino-acid sequence MHLRDDRGAAAVEFAVVLPLLLMLVFGIIEFGLLIYNKAMITNASREAARAGIVYASDPTTGELARLDKAALEDIVKAYCEAYLITFSSSPQGPLIEVSPNAPETLPRGENLTVTVRYHYDYILLPAFVKTLVGGSTLVADTTMRAE is encoded by the coding sequence ATGCACCTCAGAGACGATCGAGGCGCGGCGGCCGTGGAATTCGCCGTGGTGCTGCCGCTGCTGCTCATGCTGGTGTTCGGCATCATCGAATTCGGCCTGCTGATCTACAACAAGGCCATGATCACCAATGCCAGCCGCGAAGCGGCCCGCGCCGGGATCGTTTATGCGAGCGACCCGACCACGGGTGAGCTGGCACGCTTGGATAAGGCCGCCCTCGAGGACATCGTCAAGGCTTACTGCGAGGCTTATTTGATCACCTTCAGCAGCAGCCCCCAGGGTCCGCTGATCGAGGTGTCGCCCAATGCTCCGGAAACCCTGCCGAGGGGAGAGAATCTGACCGTTACCGTCAGGTATCACTACGACTATATTCTGCTGCCCGCCTTCGTAAAGACTTTGGTCGGCGGGTCGACCCTGGTGGCCGACACCACCATGCGGGCGGAGTGA
- a CDS encoding nucleotidyl cyclase domain-containing protein has protein sequence MRMWRCRRRSQENPPRNDYWDFRDLLTYEKERSERHNRFFSVFGLSVTGLYLVDMAAEIRAEIRASDYVFPLEREAGAQTQVGVLLPETDMLGALTVKKRLAFLCSIKGVDYDLGLAVYPNDATTPEQLLALAFNGQGMHGAASILI, from the coding sequence GTGCGTATGTGGCGATGTCGACGCAGGTCACAGGAAAATCCACCGCGAAACGATTATTGGGATTTCCGGGATCTCCTGACCTACGAAAAAGAGCGCAGCGAACGCCACAACCGGTTTTTTTCGGTGTTCGGGCTGAGTGTGACGGGCCTGTACCTGGTCGATATGGCCGCGGAGATTCGCGCGGAAATCAGAGCCTCCGACTATGTCTTTCCCCTGGAGAGAGAAGCGGGGGCGCAAACCCAGGTCGGGGTGCTGCTGCCCGAAACCGATATGCTGGGGGCCCTGACGGTGAAAAAACGCCTCGCCTTTCTGTGCAGCATCAAGGGCGTGGATTACGACCTCGGGTTGGCCGTCTATCCCAACGACGCGACGACCCCCGAGCAATTGCTGGCCCTGGCGTTCAACGGCCAGGGAATGCACGGCGCGGCTTCGATTCTTATCTAG
- a CDS encoding A24 family peptidase gives MVKIQMANIPRLLVGISAMIISLSLLFQHQASPVIHIAATYLVLVCFVDTFYSKIPNLCNLSLLAGAIIWNLWLSGGYGIVTVSLGLLVGFSLLVIPYLMGGMGGGDVKALAALGALLGPVTILHVFVYIALFGGLFSILHYLFSRNFTAKVAGAGRALMAFAGTRDVAVLRPEVTEKLRFPYASAIAFGFFSYVQWGSIFSLLKSI, from the coding sequence ATGGTGAAAATTCAAATGGCAAATATACCCAGATTACTGGTTGGAATTTCCGCCATGATTATCTCTCTGTCCCTGCTTTTTCAGCATCAAGCTAGTCCTGTGATTCACATTGCGGCAACTTATCTGGTGCTTGTCTGCTTTGTTGACACTTTCTACTCAAAAATTCCAAACCTGTGCAATCTTTCTTTGTTGGCAGGGGCGATAATTTGGAACCTCTGGTTGTCGGGAGGATATGGGATTGTGACGGTTTCTTTGGGGCTTCTTGTTGGCTTCTCGCTTCTTGTTATCCCTTACCTCATGGGTGGCATGGGGGGCGGCGATGTCAAGGCGCTGGCGGCCTTGGGGGCTTTGCTGGGGCCGGTGACGATTCTGCATGTGTTTGTCTACATTGCCCTCTTCGGCGGGCTTTTTTCCATTCTGCATTATTTGTTCTCGCGTAATTTTACGGCAAAGGTCGCCGGCGCGGGCCGCGCCCTGATGGCCTTTGCGGGCACGCGAGATGTCGCGGTTTTGCGTCCCGAGGTGACGGAAAAACTTCGTTTTCCCTACGCCTCGGCCATCGCGTTCGGTTTTTTCAGTTATGTGCAGTGGGGAAGTATTTTCTCCCTGCTGAAATCCATTTGA
- a CDS encoding sigma 54-interacting transcriptional regulator, with protein MSQDDRRCYRREPLRLPLYVSLADKPADTFPARILDASPAGLLLKLPDGLDLASQTHLNLSLRFNDDQIYELGRGMIRRRAVRQGGQTLGIELEEKTLLLCGPPMVGVSPPILEIKSLLAQVCMSGLNVLIRGETGTGKNVLAKLIHDVCRGAQLPFIRVNCPSIPESLFESELFGHEKGAFTDAKASAPGYFRLAGEGTILLDEITEIRPHLQAKLLSVLEDKQFMPVGGSSLVPVRAAIIATTNRDLEKEVNAGRFRRDLFYRICEMPIHLPPLRERTEDLTLLANYFLLAFSEQFRRPLQKLSRSDLDLLRSYSWPGNVREMENYMKQTALMGRFVGPSAASTLASADGKVDGVLEAMGLPADLCDGQATLPEITNLLTTHIEQMLINKTLEMCGHNRTRAAGQLGISYRTLLRKLDQNKAALPLSVSATPQD; from the coding sequence ATGAGCCAGGATGATCGACGTTGCTACCGCAGGGAGCCATTGCGCCTCCCGCTGTACGTCAGTCTTGCCGACAAGCCCGCGGACACCTTTCCCGCGCGGATCCTCGATGCCAGCCCGGCCGGGCTTTTGCTGAAATTGCCCGACGGGCTCGACCTCGCCTCCCAAACCCACCTCAATCTCAGTCTGCGCTTCAACGACGATCAGATCTACGAACTCGGCCGCGGCATGATCCGCCGCAGGGCGGTGCGCCAGGGCGGTCAGACCCTGGGTATCGAGTTGGAGGAAAAAACCCTGCTGCTGTGCGGCCCGCCAATGGTCGGCGTCTCGCCGCCGATCCTCGAGATCAAATCCCTTCTGGCCCAGGTGTGCATGTCCGGCCTCAATGTCCTCATCCGAGGTGAAACGGGCACCGGGAAAAACGTTCTCGCCAAGCTCATTCATGACGTCTGCCGCGGCGCGCAGCTTCCCTTCATCCGGGTAAATTGCCCAAGCATTCCCGAATCGCTGTTCGAGAGCGAACTTTTCGGCCATGAAAAGGGCGCCTTCACCGACGCCAAGGCGTCCGCGCCGGGCTACTTTCGTCTGGCCGGTGAGGGCACTATTCTCCTCGACGAGATCACCGAGATCCGCCCGCACCTGCAGGCCAAGCTGCTCAGCGTTCTCGAGGACAAGCAGTTCATGCCCGTCGGTGGCTCCAGCCTTGTGCCGGTGCGCGCCGCCATCATCGCCACCACCAACCGCGATCTGGAAAAAGAGGTCAACGCGGGTCGTTTTCGCCGCGACCTGTTCTATCGCATCTGCGAGATGCCCATCCATCTGCCGCCCCTGCGCGAGCGCACCGAAGACCTGACCCTGCTTGCCAATTATTTCCTTCTCGCCTTTAGCGAGCAGTTCCGCCGCCCCCTGCAAAAATTGAGCAGGTCCGATCTCGACCTGCTGAGAAGCTATTCCTGGCCGGGCAATGTTCGCGAGATGGAAAACTACATGAAGCAGACCGCCCTGATGGGCAGGTTCGTCGGCCCGTCCGCCGCGTCAACCTTGGCCTCCGCCGACGGCAAGGTTGACGGGGTGCTCGAGGCCATGGGGCTGCCCGCCGACCTGTGCGACGGCCAGGCCACCCTTCCGGAGATCACCAACCTGCTCACGACGCATATCGAGCAGATGCTGATCAACAAGACTCTCGAGATGTGCGGTCACAACCGCACCCGTGCCGCCGGTCAGCTCGGCATCTCCTACCGCACCCTGCTGAGAAAGCTTGATCAGAACAAGGCCGCTCTGCCTCTTTCCGTGTCTGCCACACCCCAAGACTGA
- a CDS encoding TadG family pilus assembly protein gives MNLRMGATRTMRQERGAVLVMVAVLMTVFIGITALAIDLGHLHVVRNELQNAADAGALAGAANLINYSTGAIRADANQIAYDTALLNSSVNQPVEVNWTSGNEGDVQRGHWSFATRTFTPNASLVQADLEGRSEAVLDADTNFINAVRVVTRREADPAPSFFAGFFGFGSFARTAEAVAYIGFAGQVEPYGVDQPIAICQESILQNAGEPDAYFDCNIGRMINSGQNVVSSNTAGWTDFNQAGNPCQGGTNANAVRDLVCGEGNPLPIALGRPMATSGGEIQSAFNNLTSCWESATGKEQPWTLTLSVIECPGNNVSTCQKVVGVVTVEIVWINAQNDPQYNRVPTQMGDWSSDASSGQARWASFVEHFNLKNVDGSPAPYANKSIYFKPSCEYQEPPLSHTGGKNFGLLAQIPVLVR, from the coding sequence ATGAATCTGCGGATGGGCGCCACAAGGACAATGCGGCAAGAACGCGGCGCGGTGCTGGTGATGGTGGCGGTGCTGATGACGGTTTTTATTGGTATCACCGCCCTCGCCATTGACCTCGGCCATCTTCATGTGGTGCGCAACGAGTTGCAGAACGCCGCGGATGCCGGCGCCCTGGCCGGTGCGGCCAACCTGATAAATTATTCCACCGGCGCCATCCGCGCGGATGCCAATCAGATTGCCTACGACACGGCCCTGCTCAACAGCAGCGTCAATCAGCCCGTTGAAGTGAATTGGACTTCGGGCAACGAAGGTGATGTGCAGCGCGGGCACTGGAGTTTTGCCACTCGCACCTTCACGCCCAATGCTTCCCTGGTCCAGGCCGATCTGGAAGGTCGCTCCGAAGCGGTTCTGGACGCAGACACCAATTTCATCAATGCGGTGCGCGTCGTGACGCGGCGCGAGGCCGACCCGGCGCCATCGTTTTTCGCAGGGTTTTTCGGATTCGGTTCCTTTGCCCGCACGGCGGAAGCGGTGGCCTATATCGGTTTCGCCGGTCAGGTCGAGCCTTACGGTGTCGACCAGCCCATCGCCATCTGCCAGGAGAGCATCTTGCAGAATGCGGGTGAACCCGATGCCTATTTCGATTGCAATATCGGGCGCATGATCAACAGCGGTCAGAATGTCGTGAGCAGCAACACCGCCGGCTGGACGGATTTCAACCAGGCAGGAAATCCCTGCCAAGGGGGCACCAATGCCAATGCGGTCAGGGACTTGGTTTGTGGGGAGGGTAACCCCTTGCCCATTGCCTTGGGGCGGCCCATGGCTACCAGCGGCGGGGAAATACAGTCGGCTTTTAACAATCTGACCTCCTGCTGGGAGAGTGCGACGGGGAAAGAGCAGCCCTGGACGCTGACGCTGTCAGTTATTGAATGCCCGGGCAACAATGTTTCCACCTGCCAGAAGGTGGTGGGCGTTGTGACGGTGGAGATCGTGTGGATCAATGCTCAGAATGATCCCCAATATAATCGTGTCCCCACACAAATGGGGGATTGGAGTTCGGATGCCTCGAGCGGACAGGCGCGTTGGGCCAGCTTTGTCGAGCATTTCAATTTGAAGAATGTCGATGGCAGCCCGGCACCCTATGCCAACAAGTCCATTTACTTCAAACCGTCCTGCGAGTACCAGGAACCGCCCCTCTCGCACACCGGCGGTAAAAATTTCGGCTTGCTCGCCCAGATTCCCGTGCTGGTGCGCTAG